The Onychomys torridus chromosome 4, mOncTor1.1, whole genome shotgun sequence DNA window GGATGGACCCCCAGCTTCTGACACTGGCCCTACGCTACCCTGTCCAGCTCCCAATGCCCCGGGTTGCCATGCCCTGCATTCAGATGAAAATTCACATACCAGAAGGCCTGACTAGCTCTTCTGTTGTCTAGCGATGCATGCATCTGGGGAGACAAGGGGATGTCAGATGACTTGCTGAGCCTCCCCCTgatccccaccccaaccctcaaGGCATCTGTGCCAGGCACACCAAGCCACAATGCTGCCTTCTCTGGACCCTTTCTGGGCCAGATCAGGGAGCCTACCTTTGTTGGTCAAGTTGATGATATTTTGTGAATTCAGCCCGTATTTTTTGCAGATGTTTATAAATTTTTTCAGGTAAGAACTGTTAAGCACTGGGATGCGTCCTGGGAACAAATTTGGGACTTTGTGTTGGGGAAGGGTCCCAAGGTATCATTCCATCACATGTCTAGGGCCCATAGGAGACCCCCCTACCCGTGGCTGGGATTCCCAAGCAGACAGGGGTCAGGTTACCATAGAGCGCCAGCACATGGGTCTTGGTCCCATTCTTGATGTTCTGCATGTAGAAGGTGATATACATTCTGTAGTCAGTCTCCGTGAGCAGCACCCTGTTTTCTCCCTCGTCTGCATGGAGATAGAGCTCAGCACAGCCTCTGCCCTGGCACTGGGATCCCCCACCCTCACTGCTGGGATGAGTGCCATCTGACTCATATAGCCAATGTTAAGCAGGCATTGGAAGGAGTGGGAGTCTGGATGCCCAGTGCTGGCTCAGGAGGAGCCTGTGGTATGAAAGTGGGGTGGCAGGGTGTCATGGCCCCTACCTGTCTGCCTGAGGATGGGCCTTTGTGTGCTGCTTCCACAAGCCTCTCTGGTAGTTCCAGGCTAGTGATATCCAGAGAGAGGGCCAGGCTGGGGACCCTTGAGATCCCCCTAGGCTGGGGTGCTCTTGCTTTAGGGTTGGGGTGAATGCTCACCAGAGTGGGCAAGGCCTCAGCAGAAAAGATTCCTGGCTGTCAGCAGGAAGAACAGGGGTTCCACTTACAGGCAACGGTGAACTGCCCATCGTTCTCTGTCTTTTCACAGACCATGGTCACAGCTACACATTCTCCTTGCACCCTGGAGGGCAGTGAGGGGAGGGCTCAGAGCAAGCCCCAGCCGCTTCCCTCTGCCGGGGTCATGACAGGAGGTCATCCAGCCCCCAAGTCTAGTACCTTGTTTCCTATAACCACCCCATCTCAGAAGGGGCCTTTCAGCTTTTCTCACAGGGAGGAGCACAGAACCCAGCAACAGGCCAGGGACACACCATCATAACGATCCCCCGAGAGAGCTGGTGACAGTTCACACACTGGCCCAGTGggcaggtgtgtgagtgtgtgacgTTGCCGTGGGGCTTGGGAACACAGTCCCCCCTAGTTTCAGCTTGAGGGGCGGGGGCGGcaatacacacatgaaaaagaagtcaaacttcaGGCTGCCGTTCTTTAAGGGATTGATGTTCCGCATGTAGATCCTCAGGTCTCCGTTTTCTTCAATGCGCGTCATGTTATCTGAGGCCATGAACATAGAGTACCAGATCCCGGAAATCTGGAAGGGAAGGCTGAGTGATGGGAATCCTGTAACTGCCCTGGGGTTGCTTGGCCCTTGTGGCCACATTCCTGGGTGAGTCTCTGAACACTAGCTCCAAGCTAGGACCTCCTTTTGCCTTCCCAGCCCTCTCTCTGCCTGATTCCTCCCTGGGTACCCTCTGGCTGCTATCATGGCTGGGACTGAGAGGGCCTCTCATGGCCCAGACTCCCTGTCTCCAGGTCAAGCGCCCCACCCAGTCAAGGCAGGACAGGTGCTCTTCATGAAGCCCAGCCTCGCCCCAGAAGGCTTGGCCCACCCTGGCCATGTTGTAGTTCTTCTGCTCGATGATATCCCAGTTGAACTGCGCAGCAGCAAGACTCAGCACCAGGCCCAGCACTAGCAGGACTACCATGCTCACTGGTGGATGCCTTGGCCTGCATCTCACTCCCTTATGCCCCTTTCTGTTCTGTGGTGACAGCCTCTGTCCACACACATCCTGTGTCCTGTTGGAAGGCAGCCAAAGGCCCCCACTTAACTGTTCACATCCAAGAGCTGGCTGCAGAACCCTCTTGAAGTGATGTGTAGCTGGGTCAGAAAGCAACAGGGGAAGTTGGGACTGGCCGGGTTTGGCCATCAGGTCCCTGGACCCGGGCCAGCCTGCTGAGATCATGAGTGACTCTGAGCCCTTGCTCTGTCTCTCTAAGCTGGGGGGCGGAAGAACTCAGAGCCCTGTCTTCACACCCTGTCTGGCTTCAGTGTTTATGTTTGAGGGAGTTTGGCTCCTCACAAGCCATCTGCATGGCATGCAGTACAGGCGTGCGGCAGAGCCAGCCACCCCGCCTGGAGGATGTCACTGAATGTAGGATGTGACTCCAAATCTCCAGGAGAAGAAGCTGAATGAGGGAGTACTTAAGAAGTCAACCCCCGAGTGATAGTTGAGGGGTCCTGAGAGAGAACAATGTTTTGGACTTTGAGGATACAGTGGTTCAGGCACACAGGGTCAGATGTGCTCCTCTCCCAGCTGGAGACTGGCCGTGGGAGGTGGTGGTGAGACGTGTCCCGGAAATGTCTGCACGGCTCCTACATGTGTGTCACAGGACTCTGGCTCCCACTGCCTCCGGCACAGGTGCGTTGGTGGCAGTGGAGGGAGGCCGGAAGAACTCAGCCCCCCAGGCAATCCAGAGGGCAGACACCCACTGGCTGTCACTTCCCCATGTAGGCAGCTCTGCCATCTATCTGCCCTGGGCTGATGTGGTcctgagagaggaagggagcccAACTGTCCCTGGGTACCTGGCAGGTGTCAAGCATTATAACCCATCATCAAAACTACTCACAGTTAATGTCAATGACAAGTTCTTTGACTTGTAAGCACCCTTTCTGTTGatccattttcctggaaataggGATGGGGCAATATGACTCTCCCTTGCTCCCCCAGCTGTTTCGAGCAATAGAGATGTCAATCCAATAACCTTATCTATTCTACATTGTTGAGCCCTAGAACACTCTAGCTCCTGAGCTTGAGCCCCATCCAGGACTGTCCCAAACTATTGGTGCTGGGCTTTTTCCTGTCACTACCTTGAGGAACTACAGATGACTCCATGTTCATTTCTCCTCAGGCCAGAGGTGGCCCGCATGCCCTGGCGGCCTCGTAGAGGGACTGCTGTGAATGGTAGAAAGGAAGCAATACTGTGATTGGTGCAAACACAAACTTTATTTGCATAACAAGCTTGCTATGACTGGAGCGAGACACCCTGGTACTGCAGCATTGGGCCCAATAAAATCCTTTCCTAGAGTataattgttgtttttgtttgtaagtttgtctgagacaaggtttcatgtagcccaagatgACCATGAATTCTTGATCATCTTGCCTCCGTTTCACAAGTGCCGgcattacaggcatatgccaccatgttcAGCTTGACTGGTCTTGTCTAGGTTCGGTGTGGGCTGAGCTAGTCACACACTCACAAAGAGGCAGGAGAGACGATGGAGCAGCAGTGTTCCTGGAGGCAGCAGAGCTGGCATGCCAAGCTTCAGAAGCGGACAGTGAGTGCTGCTGAGCAGTGGGCAGGCCAAGCTGCAAAGACGTCAGAGCCTCTG harbors:
- the Lcn9 gene encoding epididymal-specific lipocalin-9; this translates as MVVLLVLGLVLSLAAAQFNWDIIEQKNYNMARISGIWYSMFMASDNMTRIEENGDLRIYMRNINPLKNGSLKFDFFFMVQGECVAVTMVCEKTENDGQFTVAYEGENRVLLTETDYRMYITFYMQNIKNGTKTHVLALYGRIPVLNSSYLKKFINICKKYGLNSQNIINLTNKDACIARQQKS